The Bdellovibrio sp. NC01 genome includes the window TTATTTGGATTATCTTGAAGCAGATGACCAAATTCTTCGTGGTGAAAAAGCTTTGTCATTGTTGTTAGAAATCTTGTGCGGCCTTCACTCTCCGGTTGTTGGAGAGACTGAAGTGTTCGGACAATTCAGAGCTTTCGTCGATTCTCGCAAACAACTTAACGATACACTTTTTTCTGATAACCAAAAGTGGTTGAACTTCATCATCGCTGAAGTCAAAAAAACACGCTCTGAGCATTTGGTTGGTATCGGTTCACAAAGCTACGGCAGTCTTATCCGCCGCCATACAAAAGATCTTGAGTCCGTGACTATTTGCGGTTCAGGTCAATTGGCGCAAGAGATCCTTCCTTGGCTTGCTCATAAAAAATCTGTGCAAATTATTTGTCGTGATCCTTTGAAGCTTCAAGCTTTCGCGGAAAAATACGACAACCTCACAATCTCTACTTACAACGAAGCTTATGTTCACGGAGAAGCGATGGTTATCGCCGCTCCAGTTGGTGATGCACGTATTTTGGAATTGATGGGCAAGCAAGAAAACCGTCCTCACGCGATCTTTGATTTGCGTGGCGAAGAAAATGCTCTTCCTGCTTTGTCAGAAAAACAATTTCCACAAGTTCAAGTCATGGGTCTTCAACAGTTCTTCGCAGAAATCGAAGAAACAAAGAAGGATACTCAAACCAAACTTCAAGCCATCAAGAAGTATCTTCTTGAAAAGGCTCTGTCATTCACTCACAGAACAGAGCTTCGTCCACTTGGCTGGGACGACATATGCGCTTAAAGATCTCTGCACGCAAAAGTGACCTTGCACGCCTTCAGGCTTACATGGTTGGTGACGCTCTTAAATCTAAGAACCCACAATTGGAAATCGAATATCGCTTTACGGAGTCGTTGGGCGATAAAAATCTGACAGACCCTTTGTGGAAAATTCCCCAAAAAGGTGTTTTCACAGAAGACTTCATGAACGAATTGCTGAATGGCGATACGGACATGGTCGTGCATTCATGGAAAGACCTTCCAACGGAGCCTAAAACACAATCTGCGATCGTTGCGACTCTACCGCGCGCGGATCAGCGTGATTTGTTGTTGGTTAAAAAATCTCATTTCGAAAAATTGCGTTCCTCAAAAGCGATGCGTGTTTTCAGTTCTTCGCCTCGTCGAGAATACAACCTGACGGGTTTCTTTAAAACGCATTTGCCGTTTGCTTTGGAATCGGTGCGCTTTGAAAGCGTGCGTGGCAATATCGCGACTCGCGTGCGTAAGCTTTTGGAAAATCCTGAAGTCGACGGCTTGATCGTTGCGAAAGCCGCACTCGATCGTTTGTTGAGTGTGCCGCAAGATGAATTCAAAGAAAGCCAACGCGAACTTCGTTCTTACTTAGCACAAGTGGAATGGGTAGCTCTGCCATTGTCGGTGAATCCAAACGCCGCAGCCCAAGGTGCGTTGGCGGTTGAAATTAAAAATGGTCGTTCTGATTTGGCAGCGATGCTTGCTGAAATCAATGATCCAGTGACATTCGCCTGCGCTGAAAGCGAAAGAAAAACTTTGGCAAGCTTCGGTGGCGGTTGCCATCAGAAGATCGGTATTGCGGTTTTATCTCGCCCTTACGGTCACATCACGATGTTGAAGGGTTTGACGGATGCGGGTGTTGTTTTAGACAAACATGAACTTGCGGCCTCGACTGCACTTCCTAAATTCTCTGCCGAACAAATGTGGGCTTCTGAGGCCTCTTCACAACGTCAGGCTTTAAATAATTGGTCTTTGCCTGCTGGCACAAACGCTTTGTATGTGGCGCGCAGTGAAGCTTGGCCGGAAAAATTGACCGCAAACGCACAAGATTACTTTGTGTGGACTGCGGGGCTTAAAACGTGGAAAAACTTAGCGCAAAAAGGTATATGGGTTCACGGATGCTCGGAAAGCCTTGGTGAACAGGAAGAAGCGCGCATCGATGTTCTTGGTGGCAAATTAACATGGGCGAAATTATCTCATGAAACAGGTTACCAAGAAAACGCAGCGGTGATGCCTTTGGTTGCAACCTATTCGCTGAGTGCGGAAATGAAATTGCCTGAAGTTGCGAAAACCGAAAGCTTCTTCTGGGCCAGTGGCAGCCAGTTCTTGCAAGCCGCAGAACAAGCGCCAGAAATTTTGAACAAACATCATGCCTGCGGGCCTGGCAACACTTACAAAGTGATTCGTCAGTATCTTGAAGAAAAAAATAAGTTTGATGCAAAACACCTGCAAGTGTTTTTGGATCAAGAGGACTGGAGAAAACAATGCACAAAGTAACATCTGAAGAATTATTCCAACGCGCCCTGAAGGTGGCACCAGGTGGTGTTCACTCTCCTGTTCGTTCTTTTAAAGGCCTTGATCGTGCACCTGTTTTCTTTAAACAAGCTGAAGGTGCTTTCCTGACTTCCGTTGAAGACAAAAAGTACATCGACTTCTGCCAAAGCTTTGGTCCATTGATTTTGGGTCACCGCGATCCTGAAGTAGCTGAAGAAGTTCATCGCATGGTTGATACCGCTTGGACTTTCGGCGCAACAGAAATTTATTCTTTGGAACTGGCAGAGTGGATCACTTCAACTTTGCCATTCATGCAAAAACTTCGTTTCGTTTCTTCGGGTACGGAAGCTGTGATGTCAGCATTGCGTGTGGCACGTGCAGCCACAGGCCGTAGCAAGATTTTGAAATTTGAAGGTTGCTATCATGGTCACGTTGATAACTTGCTTGTTAAAGCAGGTTCAGGTCTTGCTGGTGCATCGGCTTCTTCTTCGGCAGGTATTTCTGCAGAAGTTGCGGCGACAACTGTTGTTGCGCCACTTGATGACGAAGCGAAATTAGCTGAAGTATTCGCAGCTCAAGGTAAAGATATCGCTGCGGTGATCATCGAACCACTTCCAGCGAACTATGGTCTTTTGATTCAACGCCAAGAATTCTTGCAAAAAGTTTCTGAGCTTTGCAAAAAGAACGGTTCATTGTTGATCTTTGACGAAGTTATTTCTGGTTTCCGTGTTGGCTTGGCTGGCATGGTTGAAAAAACAGGTATCACTCCGGATCTAGTGACTTACGGTAAAATCATCGGTGGTGGTTTCCCAGTAGGTTGCTACGGCGGTCGCGCGGAATTGATGAACATGGTTGCACCAAGCGGTGACGTTTACCAAGCCGGCACATTGTCAGCAAATCCAATCGGTATGCGTGCAGGTCTTGTGACTTTAAAGAAAATGCAACGCCTTGACGGTTGGAATGTTCTAGAAAAACGCACGCAAAAATTCGTTCAAACATTGCGTGATGGTTTTGCGAAAAAAGGTTTGCCGTTGAAAGTTGAACAGCACTCTTCGTTGTTCTGGATTCACGGTAATTCAACAAACACAATCCGTACGATCGAGCAAATCCCTGCGGACCAAGGTGCGACTTTCAAAAAGTTGTTCCTGAAGTCTTTGGATAAAGGTGTTTACTTGGCTCCAAACGCTTACGAAGTTGGTTTCGTATCAATGGCTCACTCGGATGAGCTTTTGGCAGAAGCTGCCCACATCATCATTGATTCAGCAGAGTAAGAAGCATGATGAAGAAACTCCTTAAACCTAATGTGAAAACGTTGCTTGCGATCATCTGGTTCGCATTCACGTTTTCGCTTGTAACATGGTGGTGGATTTTCTTCCTTTTGCGTTTCCAATCTTCTGCTTCACACCGCATGTTCGCTTGGGAAGGTAGCATCTTGATTGCTGCCATCCTGATCGGCGGTATCGCATTGATCGTCTTCAGTTACCGCGATCAAAAACGTCATCAGCGTTTGCGCTTCTTCTTTTCAACTTTCAGTCACGATATCAAGACATCGATTGCTCGCCTGCGCCTGCAAGCGGAAGTTCTGGAAGAAGATCTTAATGGCAACAACAGCCCGGTGATGAAACGTTTGATTCAAGATATTCAGCGTTTAGACCTGCAACTGGAAAACTCTTTGCTGCTAGCAAACCTTGAAGAAGGCCACATGCTTCGCGAAGACGTTTCTTTGAATACGCTCTTCGGGTCTTTGAAGAACGAATTCCCTGATTTGTCGTTAGAAATCGAAAAAGAAGCTTCCATCAAAGGCGATCGTCGCGCTTTGATGAGTGTTTTTAGAAATCTTCTGCAAAACGCTGTCTTGCATGGCAAAGCGGATACGATTCGTATTAAGGTCCGTGCCTTAAACTCTCACCGTTTGGAAATTGTGGTTTCTGATAACGGCTTAGGTTTTAAGGGACATCTTAACAAACTAGGTTCCGAGATTTTAATTTCCACAGATTCACGCGGCAACGGTATCGGTCTGCTTATCACCAAACGTCTTCTTGAAAAGATGAATGGTGACGTAAAATTTGAATCAAAAGAAAATGCTGGCTTTAGCTCTATCATTCAAGTGGAGGGTCGTCTGTGAAAAGAAAGATCCTTTTAGTTGAAGATGATTTATCGCTGGGTGAAACGCTGACAGAACGTCTGCGTAAAGACTATGACGTCGAATGGGGTAAGACCCTGGCTGACGCGTGGAACTTGTTTTCTAAAGGCAAAGATTTTGATCTTGTGCTTTTAGATGTGGGCCTTCCTGATGGCAGTGGCTTTGAATTAGCCGCTAAAATCAAAGAGGTTTCCCCGGTGTTGTTTTTATTCCTGACAGCACAGGCCGACGCCGAGTCGCGCTTACAAGGGTTTGAGTTGGGTGCGGAAGAATATATTCCGAAGCCATTCCATCTTAAGGAATTACTGATTCGTGTGAAACACGTTTTGGATGCGCATGCACCCGTTCGTGAAATCGCATTGGACAATTGTGTGATTAATTTTACAAACATGTCGGTAAAGAAAAAATCAGGTCAGATTGAATATCCGCCTGTGACTGACATGAAGATCTTGCAGTTATTAATTGATAAATCGCCCCGAGTACTCAGCCGTGATGAAATCATGAATGAGATTTGGGGCGTTGATAAAAATCCCAGCGTTCGCACCATCGACAATACAATTGTCCGCCTAAGACAACTCTTGGGTGACGACGGAGAAAAATACATCCGCTCTGTTCGCGGTGTGGGCTATCAATGGGCTACGGAGGAAACACCATGAATGAACTTTTTAAAAACGCTTTGAACAGAACCCCACAAAAAACTCCTCCGATCTGGTTCATGCGTCAGGCAGGTCGTTATCACCAGCACTACCAAGCGCTTCGTGCGAAACACTCGTTCATGGAACTTTGTAAAAATCCAGAACTGGCAGCACAAGTTGCTTTAGGCCCGGTTGAAGAATTCGATTTCGACGTTTCAATCTTGTTCAGCGATATCTTGTTCCCACTTGAAGCTTTGGGTATGGGTTTGGATTACACAGATCACGGCCCACAATTGGGTTTCCGCCTGAATCAAGAAACTATTTCCAAATTGGGCGACGTTGATCAAGCCATCGACTTTATGTCATTCCAAAAACAAGCGGTGATTGAAACGCGCAAAGTTCTTCCTAAAAATAAATCTTTGATCGGTTTCGTTGGCGGCTTGTGGACATTGTTTGTGTATGCGATGGAAGGTTCTCACGCGGGCTCTTTGATCGCTTCAAAAGCACAAATTAATCTTTTCCCTCAATTCTTGGAAAAAATGTATCCGTTGATTAAAGCTAACATCGCTTTGCAATTGGCTGGTGGTGTTGAAGTTGTGATGATCTTCGATACGGCTGCTGGTGAAGTGTCACCAATGTTCTTCCAAGAATGGATTCAACCGGTATTGACGAATCTTGCAAAAGAATTCCCTGGTAAGATCGGTTACTACTCGAAGGGCACACAACCTGTGTTCTTCAATAAAGCCTTCACGGAACTTCCGTGGGCGGGCCAAGGTTTTGACCACCGTTGCTTCATTCCAGATTGCTTCAAAGTTCAAAACAAAGGTTTTGTTCAAGGCAATTTCGACCAAAGCTTACTTTTCATGGAAGAGTCGCAATTTAAAAAGAACCTAATGACTTTCTTGGCACCAATGAAAGATATGTCATTAGAACAACGTGCAGGCTGGGTTTGCGGTCTAGGTCACGGTGTTCTGCCTAAAACTCCGGAAAGAAATGTTAAACTCTTCGTAGATACAGTTCGCGAGGTGTTGTCATGAAGAAAGAGCTCTTAGCAAAATACGACGTTCCAGCACCACGTTACACGTCTTATCCAACGGTTCCTTACTGGGAAACAAACCCAACGACAGATCAATGGGTGAATCACCTTCGTGCCACTTTGAAGGACGGTGACGGCGGTTATTCTTTGTATCTGCATATTCCTTACTGCGAATCTTTGTGCACGTTCTGCGGTTGCAATACGATCATCACGAAAGATCACAAAAAAGAATATCCTTACGTCGAAATGATTCTTAAAGAATGGCAGTTGTATCTTGATCAAGTGCCAGAGCTTTTGGAAAAACCACTGAAGCACATTCATTTGGGTGGCGGTACGCCGACATTCTTGTCAGCGGAAGCGTTAACGCAACTTCTTCGCCCGATCTTATCGCGTGTAAAAATCGCGGAACATGATTTTGAAGGCTCTATCGAAGTGGATCCACGTCGCACGAATGCCGAGCAATTAAAGGCATTGCGCGAATTAGGTTTCACACGTGTCAGCATGGGCGTGCAAGACTTCAACCCTGAAGTGCAACGTCTGGTAAATCGTATTCAACCTTACGAAATCACAGCCGGCCTTACACAGGCTGCGCGTGATATGGGTTATACGTCAGTGAACTTTGATTTGATTTATGGCTTGGCAAAACAAACAGCAGAATCCATTCGCGAAACGGCTGAGTTGACGGTGAAACTTCG containing:
- a CDS encoding HAMP domain-containing sensor histidine kinase — translated: MMKKLLKPNVKTLLAIIWFAFTFSLVTWWWIFFLLRFQSSASHRMFAWEGSILIAAILIGGIALIVFSYRDQKRHQRLRFFFSTFSHDIKTSIARLRLQAEVLEEDLNGNNSPVMKRLIQDIQRLDLQLENSLLLANLEEGHMLREDVSLNTLFGSLKNEFPDLSLEIEKEASIKGDRRALMSVFRNLLQNAVLHGKADTIRIKVRALNSHRLEIVVSDNGLGFKGHLNKLGSEILISTDSRGNGIGLLITKRLLEKMNGDVKFESKENAGFSSIIQVEGRL
- a CDS encoding glutamate-1-semialdehyde 2,1-aminomutase, which codes for MHKVTSEELFQRALKVAPGGVHSPVRSFKGLDRAPVFFKQAEGAFLTSVEDKKYIDFCQSFGPLILGHRDPEVAEEVHRMVDTAWTFGATEIYSLELAEWITSTLPFMQKLRFVSSGTEAVMSALRVARAATGRSKILKFEGCYHGHVDNLLVKAGSGLAGASASSSAGISAEVAATTVVAPLDDEAKLAEVFAAQGKDIAAVIIEPLPANYGLLIQRQEFLQKVSELCKKNGSLLIFDEVISGFRVGLAGMVEKTGITPDLVTYGKIIGGGFPVGCYGGRAELMNMVAPSGDVYQAGTLSANPIGMRAGLVTLKKMQRLDGWNVLEKRTQKFVQTLRDGFAKKGLPLKVEQHSSLFWIHGNSTNTIRTIEQIPADQGATFKKLFLKSLDKGVYLAPNAYEVGFVSMAHSDELLAEAAHIIIDSAE
- a CDS encoding uroporphyrinogen decarboxylase family protein; translated protein: MNELFKNALNRTPQKTPPIWFMRQAGRYHQHYQALRAKHSFMELCKNPELAAQVALGPVEEFDFDVSILFSDILFPLEALGMGLDYTDHGPQLGFRLNQETISKLGDVDQAIDFMSFQKQAVIETRKVLPKNKSLIGFVGGLWTLFVYAMEGSHAGSLIASKAQINLFPQFLEKMYPLIKANIALQLAGGVEVVMIFDTAAGEVSPMFFQEWIQPVLTNLAKEFPGKIGYYSKGTQPVFFNKAFTELPWAGQGFDHRCFIPDCFKVQNKGFVQGNFDQSLLFMEESQFKKNLMTFLAPMKDMSLEQRAGWVCGLGHGVLPKTPERNVKLFVDTVREVLS
- a CDS encoding response regulator transcription factor — translated: MKRKILLVEDDLSLGETLTERLRKDYDVEWGKTLADAWNLFSKGKDFDLVLLDVGLPDGSGFELAAKIKEVSPVLFLFLTAQADAESRLQGFELGAEEYIPKPFHLKELLIRVKHVLDAHAPVREIALDNCVINFTNMSVKKKSGQIEYPPVTDMKILQLLIDKSPRVLSRDEIMNEIWGVDKNPSVRTIDNTIVRLRQLLGDDGEKYIRSVRGVGYQWATEETP
- the hemC gene encoding hydroxymethylbilane synthase; this encodes MRLKISARKSDLARLQAYMVGDALKSKNPQLEIEYRFTESLGDKNLTDPLWKIPQKGVFTEDFMNELLNGDTDMVVHSWKDLPTEPKTQSAIVATLPRADQRDLLLVKKSHFEKLRSSKAMRVFSSSPRREYNLTGFFKTHLPFALESVRFESVRGNIATRVRKLLENPEVDGLIVAKAALDRLLSVPQDEFKESQRELRSYLAQVEWVALPLSVNPNAAAQGALAVEIKNGRSDLAAMLAEINDPVTFACAESERKTLASFGGGCHQKIGIAVLSRPYGHITMLKGLTDAGVVLDKHELAASTALPKFSAEQMWASEASSQRQALNNWSLPAGTNALYVARSEAWPEKLTANAQDYFVWTAGLKTWKNLAQKGIWVHGCSESLGEQEEARIDVLGGKLTWAKLSHETGYQENAAVMPLVATYSLSAEMKLPEVAKTESFFWASGSQFLQAAEQAPEILNKHHACGPGNTYKVIRQYLEEKNKFDAKHLQVFLDQEDWRKQCTK
- the hemN gene encoding oxygen-independent coproporphyrinogen III oxidase; the protein is MKKELLAKYDVPAPRYTSYPTVPYWETNPTTDQWVNHLRATLKDGDGGYSLYLHIPYCESLCTFCGCNTIITKDHKKEYPYVEMILKEWQLYLDQVPELLEKPLKHIHLGGGTPTFLSAEALTQLLRPILSRVKIAEHDFEGSIEVDPRRTNAEQLKALRELGFTRVSMGVQDFNPEVQRLVNRIQPYEITAGLTQAARDMGYTSVNFDLIYGLAKQTAESIRETAELTVKLRPDRIALYSFALVPWIKPQQRLFKDEDLPKAAEKRELYNIAREILLNAGYVEVGMDHFALPTDNLSIAMNEKRLHRNFMGYTDQRTDVLLGLGVSSISETPYSFHQNEKVLPLYEASLNEGRLPTLRGHVLTEEDRVRRQQILNLMTQYEVEFINADQEQASKEFLKEMLNDHLIEINNHKLVVKEEGRPFLRNACVFFDERLKTKQPQTKIFSQSI